A genomic region of Mycolicibacterium poriferae contains the following coding sequences:
- a CDS encoding Rieske 2Fe-2S domain-containing protein codes for MSAEVQGVRDIDPGQAMTRFARGWHCLGLAEDFRDGSPHGIDAFGTRLVVFADSAGKLNVLDGYCRHMGGDLSRGTVKGDDVACPFHDWRWGGNGRCSLVPYAKRTPRLARTRAWLTTEVNGQLLVWHDPEGSSPSAELTPPTIEGFDEGRWSPWQWSSILIEGAHCREIVDNNVDMAHFFYIHHAYPTYFKNVIEGHTASQFMESKPRPDYTADPDKLWDGTYLRSEATYFGPAYMINWLHNDLAPGFTVEVALINCHYPVTHNSFMLQWGVAVQEMPGLPADKAAKLAAAMNKSFGEGFLEDVEIWKNKSPIENPLLTEEDGPVYQHRRWYQQFYVDAADVTADMTDRYEQEVDTTHANGLWQQEVEQNMAALARKLSTSTQSGSAGS; via the coding sequence ATGAGCGCAGAAGTGCAGGGAGTTCGCGACATCGACCCCGGGCAGGCCATGACCCGGTTCGCCCGCGGGTGGCACTGTCTGGGATTGGCCGAGGACTTCCGAGACGGAAGCCCGCACGGCATCGACGCATTCGGCACCCGGCTGGTCGTGTTCGCCGACTCCGCCGGGAAGCTCAACGTGCTCGACGGTTACTGCCGGCACATGGGTGGGGACCTGTCCCGGGGCACCGTCAAAGGCGACGACGTCGCCTGTCCGTTCCACGACTGGCGCTGGGGCGGCAACGGTCGATGCTCACTGGTGCCCTACGCCAAACGCACACCGCGGCTGGCCCGTACCCGGGCCTGGTTGACCACCGAGGTGAACGGCCAGTTGCTGGTGTGGCACGACCCCGAGGGCAGCAGTCCGTCGGCTGAGCTGACCCCGCCGACGATCGAGGGGTTCGACGAGGGGCGGTGGTCGCCGTGGCAGTGGAGCTCGATCCTCATCGAAGGGGCGCATTGCCGTGAAATCGTCGACAACAACGTCGACATGGCCCACTTCTTCTACATCCACCACGCCTATCCGACCTACTTCAAGAACGTGATCGAGGGGCACACCGCGAGTCAGTTCATGGAGTCCAAGCCGCGGCCCGACTACACCGCCGATCCGGACAAGCTCTGGGACGGTACCTATCTGCGTTCCGAGGCGACGTATTTCGGGCCTGCGTACATGATCAACTGGCTGCACAACGACCTCGCGCCGGGATTCACCGTCGAGGTCGCGTTGATCAACTGCCATTACCCGGTCACCCACAACTCGTTCATGCTGCAGTGGGGGGTGGCCGTCCAGGAGATGCCGGGCCTGCCCGCGGACAAGGCCGCCAAACTCGCCGCGGCCATGAACAAGAGCTTCGGCGAGGGATTCCTCGAAGACGTCGAGATCTGGAAGAACAAGTCCCCGATCGAGAACCCGTTGCTGACCGAGGAGGACGGGCCGGTCTATCAGCACCGCCGGTGGTATCAGCAGTTCTATGTCGACGCCGCCGACGTCACGGCGGACATGACCGACCGTTACGAACAGGAAGTCGACACCACTCACGCCAACGGCCTCTGGCAGCAGGAGGTCGAGCAGAACATGGCCGCGCTGGCACGCAAGTTGAGTACTTCTACCCAATCCGGCTCGGCGGGCTCCTGA
- a CDS encoding LpqN/LpqT family lipoprotein, with amino-acid sequence MKPTALIRGAAAAAAVALVATACGTSETESGTPVAESSETNTTTATTSAAAAPSREHIAPRQESAQGPATTIADYIAENDISETPVFRGDPGAPTVDLPFPEGWQDAGADTPEWAYGAIYYSGPGAEEYTPSIVALLSRLTGDVDPDAIIEYAAGELTNLPGWEPLSRGRASTLSGFPAYQLGGTWVQDGVTKVVAQKTAVIPGADGLYVLQLNADGLESQLDIIGPATDIIDDQTVITP; translated from the coding sequence GTGAAGCCCACCGCCCTGATCCGTGGCGCCGCAGCCGCGGCCGCCGTGGCGCTCGTCGCGACCGCCTGCGGCACGTCGGAAACCGAGTCCGGCACCCCCGTCGCCGAGTCGTCGGAGACGAACACCACGACGGCCACGACCAGTGCGGCGGCGGCACCGTCGCGGGAGCATATCGCGCCGCGCCAGGAGTCCGCACAGGGCCCCGCCACGACGATCGCCGATTACATCGCCGAGAACGACATCAGCGAAACGCCGGTGTTTCGCGGCGATCCCGGCGCCCCCACCGTCGACCTGCCGTTTCCCGAAGGCTGGCAGGACGCCGGTGCCGACACCCCGGAATGGGCCTACGGGGCGATCTACTATTCCGGCCCGGGCGCCGAGGAGTACACCCCGAGCATCGTCGCGCTGTTGTCGAGGCTGACCGGGGACGTCGACCCCGACGCCATCATCGAGTACGCGGCGGGTGAACTGACCAATCTGCCCGGTTGGGAACCACTCAGCCGGGGCCGGGCCAGCACGCTGTCGGGCTTCCCCGCCTACCAGCTCGGCGGCACCTGGGTACAGGACGGGGTGACCAAGGTGGTGGCCCAGAAGACCGCCGTGATCCCTGGTGCCGACGGGCTGTACGTGTTGCAGCTCAACGCCGATGGGCTGGAGAGTCAGCTCGACATCATCGGCCCGGCGACAGACATCATCGACGACCAGACCGTCATCACGCCCTGA